The genomic stretch CATAAATCGCCTTGTTTAGTTTGCATACATAGGTTGGCTTTGATTCATCGACAAAGCCTTGTGGTTGTGCCATGTAGACATCGTCTGTCAGAgtgccttgtaagaaggcattATTGACATCAAGCTGTCGTAATGGCCAGGATTGGGTGACGGCTAAGGAAAGAATTAGTCGAACAGTAACGGGTTTGACGACTGGGCTAAATGTCTCGGTATAGTCCAATCCTGGTCGTTGATGAAAACCTTTTGCAACGAGGCGTGCTTTATGTTGTTTTAGTGAGCCATCGGGGTTGTATTTAATTCGATAGACCCATTTACATCCAATTACATTGTGAGATGGTTGTTTAGGGACTAATGTCCATGTTTGATTCCGTTCAAGGGCACGAAATTCGTCTTGCATAGCTGCACGTCATTGAGTGGAAACAAGAGCTTGTTTTACAGTTGTGGGTAGCGAGTGTGATGAGGCGGAAGTAAGGGCAAGGTTGGCATAGCGTGGATTTGGTTTTCGTATGTTATTGGCCAGACGGGTTACAACTTTTTGTTGTGTAGAGGGTTATGGCTGGCTGTTTTCGTGTCTGGCAGAGGACGAGGATGGGGTTGTAGTGGATGGGCTAACATTATTTGAAGAGGGTGTGGAAGAATGTGTGGTTATGGGATTAGTCAAGGAGGTTTGCCGTAGAGTATATACATTTGTGATTGGGTGGCGAGAGCGAGGAATAGGTGTAGTTGTCGAGGTGGTGGTTGAGGCGTGGTTTGGGGTGGGTGAGGTGGCAGCGGGCAGAATGGTGTGCATAGGAGGACACCACTCATCAGGGTCTGTATTGTCACTTGGTGACGAGGTTGTGGTGTGTAGTCGAGAGTATGAAAAATCATCTTCAACAAATTtaacatgtcgcgaggtgtataaTCTATTGGTTTTGGGATCGAGGCAGTGAAATGCACTTTGAGTGGAAGAGTAGCCAACGAAGATGCAAGGAATAGAACGATACTCAAGTTTATTGTTTGTATATGGTCTTAGCCATGGATAGCAAAGACATCCAAAGTTGTGTAATTTTGTATATACCGGTAATTTGTTATGCAATTTATAGTACGGAGTTTGTCCTTGTAATGTAGTTGTGGGTAGTCTATTAATGAGGTATGTGGCCGTGCTAAACGTAAGGCCAAAACGTGGTAGGCAGCTTAGCGTGGGCAAGCAAGGCTAGTCCGGTTTCAACTATGTGACGGTGTCGTCGTTCAGAATATCCATTATGTTCGGGAGTGTGAGGCGGGGTGGTAAAGTGGCTTATGCCATTGTCGAGCAAGGTGGGTATCATTTTCTGAAATTCTCCACCATTGTCGGAAAAGAATTGTCTTAttggtttttgaaaaaaaatttctACAAGTGCTTTAAATCGTAAAAAAACTTGTTGGATTTCTGATTTTCGTTTTAGTGGAAATAACCAAATATATTTGCTAAAGTGGTCAACGAAAATTACGTAATATTTGTAATGTTCACGAGAATAAACTGGGCTTGTCCATAAATCCGAAAAAATAAGTTCGAGTGGTGCGTTGGTTTTGAAGGTTGATGTTCCGAATGGTTGTTTCTTGCTTTTACTAATTTGACATGATTCACAAGACGAGAAATTAGATAACTTAATAGGTAAATTTTTATTGATAATTTGCATTACATCGAAGGTTTGGTGTCCTAAACGATGATGCCATGATAAAGGAGTTGAGCTTTTCTTCATAAAACTTGCAGTCGGTTGGTGCGTGCTCAACTCGTAGATGCCGTGTCTAGCTCGGCCCTGGTGGATTGGTGCTCCCGTCAACATGAGTTACGTGGTGTGATGCCCCACTGTCAAGAAGGTAATTTGGGTTGGGTATGGGTCCGGTGGAGACGGTGTGAGCCTGCGGTGGTGGTTGTCGACTTGGTGGGGGCAGGGAACACGATATTTGGAAACAATTTGCGGAAGAAGGGACACTCAGAAATCACATGTCCCGTTTGCCTACACCACTGGCAACGACCCTTGAATGGCCGTGGGTTAGGATTGCTTACGGGTTGCTGCTGGTTGGTGTGGTAGGGGTGTGTGGTGGTAGGGTTAGGTGCACGGTTGTGTTGATAGTAATTGGTGGTGTTTCGTTGGTTGCCATAGTCACGGTTTTGGCGATATGCGGGACTGGCAGAGGGGTTAAAAATTTCGGTTTCGGGTTGTTGTTGCTTGATAAGTAATTCATGTTGTAGTAATTTTTCATGGAGTGCTTCAAATGTGATAAGATTGTCTCGAGCACGAACGGTATCCATGACGGGTTTGTAGAGCTTGTAATCAAGGCCTTTTAAAACCTTGAATACAATATCTTCCGGGTCAAGAACTTTACCCATTAAAGCAAGTTGGTCGATGATGGCTTTAATGGAGTTCATATAATCGGTTATTGATTGGTCAAGTGGTTTTGACAATCGATTCAAGACGATCTTTAAGTTGTAATATGTGCGCACGCGAAGGGTTTGCGTAGGTTTGCGCGAGTATGTCCCAGGCCTCTTTCGAGGTTTTTCCCCGGACAATTAAGGCTTGAACAGCCGAGGACAAGGTTCCCATAAGAGCACCGAGTATGAGGCCGTCTTGTTTAAGCCAAGTGAAATAAGACGGGTTGGGTTTTTCTACTTTGTCATCACCTACAATGGTTGGTGATGGAGATGGGTGGGAACCGTCTAGGAACCTGAGTAGGCTATATCCAAAGAGGATATGGGTTAGTTGGAAGTGCCACGAGGTGTAGTTCATGGGAGTGAGTTTCACACAATGGTTGAGATTGAGAGAGGTGAGTGGAGTGGTGGTTTCGTGAGGGTTGGAGATGGTGGTGTCGATGGTGTTAGTCATGGTTGCAGTAGGTTTAAATTGAATTTTGGTGTGGCGTTTGTAGATGGAACGGCGGGGTTGGAGGTGAGTTTTGGCGGATCGATGTGAGCTCTTGGATACTATATAAGAAGGTTGTATTtcaatgaataaaattacaatgaGTTTCATCCTATTTATACTACTAATGACCTAATAGATGGAGTCATATACAAGAAGGCTATAAACACAAGTTATggaaaaatatactccctcctatccactctttttttccctatttcctaaaacggattattcaggttttcttcccctttcctttttgagaaagtttttattaatattatactcttacctttttccactcatcaaaccccactatatactttattaatatttaattctaattattcctacctctctccaataaccaaacgtccaaaccccacccatctcctttattaatatttaatcataattattcatacctctctccaattaccaaaccccactcatatatttatcaatattatactctccacccttaatctccgtgcccacttcaaaggggaaaaaaaggatggatgggagggagtattacaaTTATACACTTGAATTATTTGTTGCAGATTGTGTCTTGCTTGAGGAAGATATGGAAAGTATACAAGATCTTGATATATCGTTAATAGTTACAACTAAGAAAGCTGAATGAATACCTTAGACCAACATAGGATGCACTTTTTAGTAAGGTGGAAAGATCAATCTTAATTACTTTGGTACACAGCAAAAATATTCCCATTTCAAACTTTGTATCTATAAATAGAATACTAATACtaaatggaaatggaaatcaATCTTAATTACTTCAGTACACAGCAAAAATAAACAAGTCAGGCAATGAAACTACTAGAACAGAAAATGAGTGTCTCAAACTAAAAGATAAACAGACTCCTCCCCTAATTGTGAGGTCCTCTATTTGCTTTGCCCAACTTCTTTTAAGTCTCAGCGGTACTCGCATCCATTGCTCGGCAACTGCAAAGAGCAAGACCAACTTAAGTTCAATCATACAAGAAGCTTATATTATTTCACCAAGAGTTGAAGACATCTTAACACACGATGCAGTGCAGAGCCTTATACTTTTACTTATTATATTGGTACTGGAAGCGAAAGAAAACCAATATCAATTCAGTAAAAATTTAATGAAAAATCAACTCAAATCACATATGAATGATATTCGAAATTgtaaataaattataaagcaTTAGAAAATGACAACTAAATATCAAAGCAAGGACTGGAATTGCGACATGACATGCCCAATTACCTCTTCACCAGCATCCATAAAGTTCAGGAACGGCTTAAAAGCAACAGCACAATAAAGAAAGTTTGTATGCTCAACACCTTCATCTTTTACACCACAAATCATGTCAAGGGTGTCCGTATTTAAATTGTATGCAAATATTGAGGATTTGACCAGAAGGTACATAACAGGAACATCTGGGTGGCATGCGAACACCATTACACGAGCCCTTGTATTAAGGACCACTTTGGATAGATGTTCACGGGCTACTGGCTTGCACCATTGTCTCACAGGGTTGATTTCAAGCATAGGGACCCACACCCACGCATCAATTTGGGTGCAACCCGCTTTCCAGATCCAAAGTCCGGTATCGTTGTAGTAGGAGAGATAAAGGCTGTTAGCACACCCCCAAATTTTGGACGGACTTACGTAATTTCCAACTAAGGCTTCAGGCAAAGGAAAACAGTATTGATTCATGACATAATTCATGGAGCCCTCGAATTTCACTGCTACACCAAGGCCCTTATTTGTCAACACATATAAACACAAAACTCCACATTCATTACAAACTGCATAATTAAATGTATGCCAGTAGTGTCCTGACGTCATAACTTCAGCGTCCAGCGTCAAATCATATTTTCTCCACATTCGAGTCGTCGAATAGTAGACTTCCATGATCCTCAAATGGGTACAGAATATGACAAAAATAAAGCCACACCTTTGTTCAGTGAGACGGGAGGGGAGTTTGATGATGTAACCAGTCACTTCATAACCATAATGGCATGTAAAACCATATTTTGCCGTACTTGGAGACGTTGGCACAACATAGATTTGCTTGGTGGCTGGATTGTGCACTTCCCAAATGGCATCATCACGAGCTACCACAATCAAACCACCGCTCACATTGAATGCAAGAAACCGCTCATCACGAGCACGGTCTGTGAACTTGTATATTATTGAAAAATCAAAGGATAAGTCAGTCAGCAACCCACTTTCAAAGCCACTGGAGTAATATAAATTATTTTTGGGACTGCAGCAGTCTGTGATAGAAC from Silene latifolia isolate original U9 population chromosome 5, ASM4854445v1, whole genome shotgun sequence encodes the following:
- the LOC141656251 gene encoding uncharacterized protein LOC141656251, producing MVIINGENYSLVSQQQGHKYVPDDIWLEIVSRLPIKSVFISRCVCKSWRNIFFTLGNKIDTDPMYIPVCGLFLTCLRSKNKHAFSYVCLRTKTCSITDCCSPKNNLYYSSGFESGLLTDLSFDFSIIYKFTDRARDERFLAFNVSGGLIVVARDDAIWEVHNPATKQIYVVPTSPSTAKYGFTCHYGYEVTGYIIKLPSRLTEQRCGFIFVIFCTHLRIMEVYYSTTRMWRKYDLTLDAEVMTSGHYWHTFNYAVCNECGVLCLYVLTNKGLGVAVKFEGSMNYVMNQYCFPLPEALVGNYVSPSKIWGCANSLYLSYYNDTGLWIWKAGCTQIDAWVWVPMLEINPVRQWCKPVAREHLSKVVLNTRARVMVFACHPDVPVMYLLVKSSIFAYNLNTDTLDMICGVKDEGVEHTNFLYCAVAFKPFLNFMDAGEELPSNGCEYR